In a single window of the Oscarella lobularis chromosome 4, ooOscLobu1.1, whole genome shotgun sequence genome:
- the LOC136185670 gene encoding valine--tRNA ligase-like isoform X2, with amino-acid sequence MLQRWVRRFTLLDLLPRSFRALDASKMSSTDSARDPAKKKAEKEAKKQAKLEKFAKKKEAKLFAPKESKSKANEKKSTSTKQETVIEYKPTHPPGAKKDVATPLPESYHPKYVEAAWYAWWEKQGFFKPEYGRSSAHVENPKGKFMICIPPPNVTGSLHLGHALTASIQDSLTRWHRMRGETTLFNPGCDHAGIATQVVVEKKLAKERGISRHDLGRDTFVDEVWKWKNEKGDRIYHQLRRMGGSYDWDRVCFTMDPKLSRAVEESFIRLHNEGIIYRSIRLVNWSCKLNSAISDIEVDKKELTGRTLLSVPNYDEKIEFGVLVSFAYPVADSDEQIVVATTRVETMLGDTAIAVHPNDERYKHLHGKFVVHPFRNERLPIVADEFVDMEFGTGAVKITPAHDQNDYEIGMRCKLPFLNIFTDDGVVNEQGGQFKGMKRFHARTAVLDALKEKGLYRETKDNPMVVPTCSRSKDIIEPLMKPQWYVDCGKMAKEAIEAVKKGDLKIIPKIHEKTWYHWLENIKPWCISRQLWWGHRIPAYFISSDDDSIPKGSEDDNKYWISGHNVDEVKEKASTRFGVPKEKIVLKQDEDVLDTWYSSALFPFSIFGWPDQTDDLKTFYPGTLLETGHDILFFWVARMVFFGQKLMEKLPFGEVYLHAMVRDAHGRKMSKTLGNVIDPIDVIEGISLEGLHQMLEKGNLDPREIEKAKAGQKQDFPDGIPECGTDALRFALCAYTSQGRAINLDVGRVVGYRHFCNKLWNAMKFSLRAFGPEFKPNSTEELSGKESLVDQWILSRLSATVSTVNAGFHDYDFSAVTSILYNFWLYELCDVYLECLKPVLKDADKESLAASLNVLYTCLDTGLRLLHPFMPFVTEELYQRIPRRRPDCPPSICVTPYPENTALSNSQLEEDFSFVQDVVKTTRNVRQDYLTPRARPHVYYVCSAPPVAKLLQRFELALTTLGYAEEIHCLVDEKAPPGCAVATVEDKCEVHLLIKGLVDVDREIQKLEAKKEKVSAKLQKLNEAISARDYLTKVPENVRQGNDEKIQLNQTELENIVKAIERFQLMQKE; translated from the exons ATGCTGCAACGTTGGGTCAGACGCTTTACTCTTCTGGACCTTTTACCTCGTTCGTTTCGTGCACTCGACGCAAGCAAAATGAGTTCGACGGATTCAGCGCGAGATCcggcaaagaagaaggcggaAAAAGAGGCGAAGAAACAGGCGAAATTGGAGAAATTCGCCAAGAAAAAGGAGGCCAAGTTATTCGCTcccaaagaatcaaag TCAAAGGCGAATGAAAAGaagtcgacttcgacgaaacAAGAGACGGTCATCGAATACAAGCCAACTCATCCTCCAGGAGCGAAAAAAG ACGTCGCGACGCCTCTGCCGGAGAGCTATCACCCGAAATACGTCGAAGCTGCTTGGTACGCCTGGTGGGAAAAGCAAGGATTTTTCAAGCCCGAGTACGGG AGATCAAGTGCTCACGTGGAGAATCCAAAAGGAAAGTTCATGATTTGCATTCCGCCTCCGAACGTGACGGGTTCTCTGCACTTGGGTCATGCTCTGACAGCTTCCATACAAGACTCACTGACGCGATG GCATAGGATGCGAGGTGAGACGACCCTATTCAATCCCGGTTGCGATCACGCTGGAATTGCCACGCAG gttgtcgtcgagaagaagctGGCTAAGGAGCGCGGCATCAGCCGACATGATTTGGGTCGCGATACCTTCGTGGACGAAGTGTGGAAATGGAAAAAcga GAAAGGCGATCGAATTTATCATCAACTTCGACGCATGGGAGGATCATACGACTGGGATCGCGTTTGCTTCACCATGGATCCC AAACTTTCTCGAGCCGTCGAAGAGTCGTTTATTCGACTGCACAATGAAGGAATCATCTACAGGAGCATTCGCCTGGTGAATTGGTCTTGCAAGTTGAATTCCGCCATATCAGACATTGAG GTCGACAAGAAGGAGTTGACGGGACGCACGTTGCTGTCTGTTCCGAattacgacgagaaaatcgagtttGGCGTTTTGGTGTCGTTTGCCTATCCCGTTGCCGACTCAG ATGAACAAATTGTTGTTGCCACTACGCGCGTGGAGACGATGCTCGGCGACACGGCCATTGCCGTTCATCCAAACGATGAACGATACAAG CATCTTCACGGAAAGTTCGTCGTTCACCCTTTTCGAAACGAGCGCCTGCCCATTGTCGCGGACGAATTTGTGGACATGGAATTTGGCACAG GTGCTGTGAAAATTACTCCAGCTCACGATCAGAATGACTACGAGATTGGAATGCGTTGCAAATTGCCTTTTCTCAACATTttcaccgacgacggcgtcgtgaaTGAACAGGGCGGACAGTTCAAG GGAATGAAACGTTTTCACGCGCGCAccgccgttctcgacgcTCTGAAAGAGAAGGGATTGTATCGCGAGACGAAGGACAATCCCATGGTTGTGCCGACGTGCAGCCGATCGAAAGACATCATTGAGCCACTGATGAAGCCCCAGTGGTATGTCGATTGCGGTAAAATGGCGAAGGAAGCAATTGAG GCTGTCAAAAAAGGAGATTTGAAAATTATACCAAAGATACACGAAAAGACGTGGTATCATTGGCTGGAAAATATCAA GCCGTGGTGCATCTCACGACAGTTGTGGTGGGGTCATCGGATTCCTGCCTATTTCAtttcgtccgacgacgactccaTACCTAAAGGCAGC GAAGACGATAATAAATACTGGATTAG TGGTCACAATGTTGAtgaagtgaaagagaaagcgtcgACTCGATTTGGTGTACCCAAAGAAAAGATTGTGCTCAAACAAG ATGAAGACGTTCTCGATACGTGGTACTCTTCCGCtctgtttcctttttctATATTTGGCTGGCCGGACCAA acgGACGATCTGAAAACGTTTTATCCTGGCACTCTGCTCGAAACGGGGCACGacattctcttcttttggGTTGCCAGAATGGTGTTTTTTGGCCAGAAACTGATGGAGAAACTACCCTTTGGTGAA GTGTATCTTCACGCCATGGTGAGAGATGCGCACGGAAGAAAGATGAGCAAAACGCTCGGCAACGTCATTGATCCTATTGACGTGATAGAAGGAATTTCTCTAGAG GGCCTCCACCAGATGCTCGAGAAGGGAAACCTTGATCcgagagaaatcgaaaaggcgaaagcCGGCCAG AAACAAGATTTTCCGGACGGAATTCCCGAGTGCGGAACGGATGCACTACGATTTGCCTTGTGCGCTTATACGTCGCAAG GACGAGCCATCAACTTGGACGTGGGTCGCGTGGTCGGCTATCGTCATTTCTGCAACAAACTGTGGAATGCAATGAAATTTTCCCTTCGAGCATTCGGACCTGAATTCAAGCCAAATTCTACGGAAGAG CTTTCCGGAAAAGAATCCCTCGTTGATCAATGGATATTGAGTCGACTTAGCGCCACCGTGAGCACCGTCAACGCGGGTTTTCACGACTACGATTTCTCAGCTGTCACGTCTATTTTATACAACTTTTGGCTATATGAACTCTGCGACGTTTACTTG GAATGCTTGAAACCGGTTTTGAAAGACGCCGATAAAGAAAGTCTCGCCGCATCGCTCAACGTCTT GTATACCTGCTTGGATACCGgacttcgtcttctgcaTCCGTTCATGCCTTTTGTCACGGAAGAGTTGTATCAAAGGATACCAAGGCGTCGGCCCGATTGCCCGCCAAGCATTTGCGTCACTCCTTATCCCGAGAAT ACGGCGTTAAGCAATTCTCAGCTGGAAGAAGACTTCTCCTTTGTCCAAGATGTTGTTAAGACAACGAGAAACGTGCGCCAGGATTATCTGACGCCCAGAGCTAGACCTCACG TCTACTACGTCTGCTCTGCTCCCCCCGTCGCAAAACTGTTGCAAAGATTCGAGTTGGCTCTGACAACTCTAGGCTATGCTGAAGA GATTCACTGCTTGGTGGATGAGAAGGCTCCTCCAGGATGTGCTGTTGCTACAGTCGAGGATAAATGTGAAGTTCATCTACTGATAAAG GGTCTGGTAGATGTTGATAGAGAGATTCAGAAGCTGGAagcgaagaaggagaaggtgTCCGCGAAATTGCAGAAATTAAACGAGGCAATCAGTGCTCGTGACTATCTGACAAAAGTGCCTGAGAACGTTAGGCAAGGCAATGACGAAAAA ATACAATTGAATCAGACTGAATTGGAAAACATCGTAAAAGCTATTGAACGATTCCAGCTAATGCAGAAGGAGTGA
- the LOC136185670 gene encoding valine--tRNA ligase-like isoform X1: MLQRWVRRFTLLDLLPRSFRALDASKMSSTDSARDPAKKKAEKEAKKQAKLEKFAKKKEAKLFAPKESKSKANEKKSTSTKQETVIEYKPTHPPGAKKDVATPLPESYHPKYVEAAWYAWWEKQGFFKPEYGRSSAHVENPKGKFMICIPPPNVTGSLHLGHALTASIQDSLTRWHRMRGETTLFNPGCDHAGIATQVVVEKKLAKERGISRHDLGRDTFVDEVWKWKNEKGDRIYHQLRRMGGSYDWDRVCFTMDPKLSRAVEESFIRLHNEGIIYRSIRLVNWSCKLNSAISDIEVDKKELTGRTLLSVPNYDEKIEFGVLVSFAYPVADSDEQIVVATTRVETMLGDTAIAVHPNDERYKHLHGKFVVHPFRNERLPIVADEFVDMEFGTGAVKITPAHDQNDYEIGMRCKLPFLNIFTDDGVVNEQGGQFKGMKRFHARTAVLDALKEKGLYRETKDNPMVVPTCSRSKDIIEPLMKPQWYVDCGKMAKEAIEAVKKGDLKIIPKIHEKTWYHWLENIKPWCISRQLWWGHRIPAYFISSDDDSIPKGSEDDNKYWISGHNVDEVKEKASTRFGVPKEKIVLKQDEDVLDTWYSSALFPFSIFGWPDQTDDLKTFYPGTLLETGHDILFFWVARMVFFGQKLMEKLPFGEVYLHAMVRDAHGRKMSKTLGNVIDPIDVIEGISLEVPKCSPFHRDFFSYCGCSQGLHQMLEKGNLDPREIEKAKAGQKQDFPDGIPECGTDALRFALCAYTSQGRAINLDVGRVVGYRHFCNKLWNAMKFSLRAFGPEFKPNSTEELSGKESLVDQWILSRLSATVSTVNAGFHDYDFSAVTSILYNFWLYELCDVYLECLKPVLKDADKESLAASLNVLYTCLDTGLRLLHPFMPFVTEELYQRIPRRRPDCPPSICVTPYPENTALSNSQLEEDFSFVQDVVKTTRNVRQDYLTPRARPHVYYVCSAPPVAKLLQRFELALTTLGYAEEIHCLVDEKAPPGCAVATVEDKCEVHLLIKGLVDVDREIQKLEAKKEKVSAKLQKLNEAISARDYLTKVPENVRQGNDEKIQLNQTELENIVKAIERFQLMQKE; the protein is encoded by the exons ATGCTGCAACGTTGGGTCAGACGCTTTACTCTTCTGGACCTTTTACCTCGTTCGTTTCGTGCACTCGACGCAAGCAAAATGAGTTCGACGGATTCAGCGCGAGATCcggcaaagaagaaggcggaAAAAGAGGCGAAGAAACAGGCGAAATTGGAGAAATTCGCCAAGAAAAAGGAGGCCAAGTTATTCGCTcccaaagaatcaaag TCAAAGGCGAATGAAAAGaagtcgacttcgacgaaacAAGAGACGGTCATCGAATACAAGCCAACTCATCCTCCAGGAGCGAAAAAAG ACGTCGCGACGCCTCTGCCGGAGAGCTATCACCCGAAATACGTCGAAGCTGCTTGGTACGCCTGGTGGGAAAAGCAAGGATTTTTCAAGCCCGAGTACGGG AGATCAAGTGCTCACGTGGAGAATCCAAAAGGAAAGTTCATGATTTGCATTCCGCCTCCGAACGTGACGGGTTCTCTGCACTTGGGTCATGCTCTGACAGCTTCCATACAAGACTCACTGACGCGATG GCATAGGATGCGAGGTGAGACGACCCTATTCAATCCCGGTTGCGATCACGCTGGAATTGCCACGCAG gttgtcgtcgagaagaagctGGCTAAGGAGCGCGGCATCAGCCGACATGATTTGGGTCGCGATACCTTCGTGGACGAAGTGTGGAAATGGAAAAAcga GAAAGGCGATCGAATTTATCATCAACTTCGACGCATGGGAGGATCATACGACTGGGATCGCGTTTGCTTCACCATGGATCCC AAACTTTCTCGAGCCGTCGAAGAGTCGTTTATTCGACTGCACAATGAAGGAATCATCTACAGGAGCATTCGCCTGGTGAATTGGTCTTGCAAGTTGAATTCCGCCATATCAGACATTGAG GTCGACAAGAAGGAGTTGACGGGACGCACGTTGCTGTCTGTTCCGAattacgacgagaaaatcgagtttGGCGTTTTGGTGTCGTTTGCCTATCCCGTTGCCGACTCAG ATGAACAAATTGTTGTTGCCACTACGCGCGTGGAGACGATGCTCGGCGACACGGCCATTGCCGTTCATCCAAACGATGAACGATACAAG CATCTTCACGGAAAGTTCGTCGTTCACCCTTTTCGAAACGAGCGCCTGCCCATTGTCGCGGACGAATTTGTGGACATGGAATTTGGCACAG GTGCTGTGAAAATTACTCCAGCTCACGATCAGAATGACTACGAGATTGGAATGCGTTGCAAATTGCCTTTTCTCAACATTttcaccgacgacggcgtcgtgaaTGAACAGGGCGGACAGTTCAAG GGAATGAAACGTTTTCACGCGCGCAccgccgttctcgacgcTCTGAAAGAGAAGGGATTGTATCGCGAGACGAAGGACAATCCCATGGTTGTGCCGACGTGCAGCCGATCGAAAGACATCATTGAGCCACTGATGAAGCCCCAGTGGTATGTCGATTGCGGTAAAATGGCGAAGGAAGCAATTGAG GCTGTCAAAAAAGGAGATTTGAAAATTATACCAAAGATACACGAAAAGACGTGGTATCATTGGCTGGAAAATATCAA GCCGTGGTGCATCTCACGACAGTTGTGGTGGGGTCATCGGATTCCTGCCTATTTCAtttcgtccgacgacgactccaTACCTAAAGGCAGC GAAGACGATAATAAATACTGGATTAG TGGTCACAATGTTGAtgaagtgaaagagaaagcgtcgACTCGATTTGGTGTACCCAAAGAAAAGATTGTGCTCAAACAAG ATGAAGACGTTCTCGATACGTGGTACTCTTCCGCtctgtttcctttttctATATTTGGCTGGCCGGACCAA acgGACGATCTGAAAACGTTTTATCCTGGCACTCTGCTCGAAACGGGGCACGacattctcttcttttggGTTGCCAGAATGGTGTTTTTTGGCCAGAAACTGATGGAGAAACTACCCTTTGGTGAA GTGTATCTTCACGCCATGGTGAGAGATGCGCACGGAAGAAAGATGAGCAAAACGCTCGGCAACGTCATTGATCCTATTGACGTGATAGAAGGAATTTCTCTAGAGGTGCCAAAGTGCAGTCCATTTCACCgagactttttttcttattgcGGGTGTTCTCAGGGCCTCCACCAGATGCTCGAGAAGGGAAACCTTGATCcgagagaaatcgaaaaggcgaaagcCGGCCAG AAACAAGATTTTCCGGACGGAATTCCCGAGTGCGGAACGGATGCACTACGATTTGCCTTGTGCGCTTATACGTCGCAAG GACGAGCCATCAACTTGGACGTGGGTCGCGTGGTCGGCTATCGTCATTTCTGCAACAAACTGTGGAATGCAATGAAATTTTCCCTTCGAGCATTCGGACCTGAATTCAAGCCAAATTCTACGGAAGAG CTTTCCGGAAAAGAATCCCTCGTTGATCAATGGATATTGAGTCGACTTAGCGCCACCGTGAGCACCGTCAACGCGGGTTTTCACGACTACGATTTCTCAGCTGTCACGTCTATTTTATACAACTTTTGGCTATATGAACTCTGCGACGTTTACTTG GAATGCTTGAAACCGGTTTTGAAAGACGCCGATAAAGAAAGTCTCGCCGCATCGCTCAACGTCTT GTATACCTGCTTGGATACCGgacttcgtcttctgcaTCCGTTCATGCCTTTTGTCACGGAAGAGTTGTATCAAAGGATACCAAGGCGTCGGCCCGATTGCCCGCCAAGCATTTGCGTCACTCCTTATCCCGAGAAT ACGGCGTTAAGCAATTCTCAGCTGGAAGAAGACTTCTCCTTTGTCCAAGATGTTGTTAAGACAACGAGAAACGTGCGCCAGGATTATCTGACGCCCAGAGCTAGACCTCACG TCTACTACGTCTGCTCTGCTCCCCCCGTCGCAAAACTGTTGCAAAGATTCGAGTTGGCTCTGACAACTCTAGGCTATGCTGAAGA GATTCACTGCTTGGTGGATGAGAAGGCTCCTCCAGGATGTGCTGTTGCTACAGTCGAGGATAAATGTGAAGTTCATCTACTGATAAAG GGTCTGGTAGATGTTGATAGAGAGATTCAGAAGCTGGAagcgaagaaggagaaggtgTCCGCGAAATTGCAGAAATTAAACGAGGCAATCAGTGCTCGTGACTATCTGACAAAAGTGCCTGAGAACGTTAGGCAAGGCAATGACGAAAAA ATACAATTGAATCAGACTGAATTGGAAAACATCGTAAAAGCTATTGAACGATTCCAGCTAATGCAGAAGGAGTGA
- the LOC136185670 gene encoding valine--tRNA ligase-like isoform X3 produces the protein MICIPPPNVTGSLHLGHALTASIQDSLTRWHRMRGETTLFNPGCDHAGIATQVVVEKKLAKERGISRHDLGRDTFVDEVWKWKNEKGDRIYHQLRRMGGSYDWDRVCFTMDPKLSRAVEESFIRLHNEGIIYRSIRLVNWSCKLNSAISDIEVDKKELTGRTLLSVPNYDEKIEFGVLVSFAYPVADSDEQIVVATTRVETMLGDTAIAVHPNDERYKHLHGKFVVHPFRNERLPIVADEFVDMEFGTGAVKITPAHDQNDYEIGMRCKLPFLNIFTDDGVVNEQGGQFKGMKRFHARTAVLDALKEKGLYRETKDNPMVVPTCSRSKDIIEPLMKPQWYVDCGKMAKEAIEAVKKGDLKIIPKIHEKTWYHWLENIKPWCISRQLWWGHRIPAYFISSDDDSIPKGSEDDNKYWISGHNVDEVKEKASTRFGVPKEKIVLKQDEDVLDTWYSSALFPFSIFGWPDQTDDLKTFYPGTLLETGHDILFFWVARMVFFGQKLMEKLPFGEVYLHAMVRDAHGRKMSKTLGNVIDPIDVIEGISLEVPKCSPFHRDFFSYCGCSQGLHQMLEKGNLDPREIEKAKAGQKQDFPDGIPECGTDALRFALCAYTSQGRAINLDVGRVVGYRHFCNKLWNAMKFSLRAFGPEFKPNSTEELSGKESLVDQWILSRLSATVSTVNAGFHDYDFSAVTSILYNFWLYELCDVYLECLKPVLKDADKESLAASLNVLYTCLDTGLRLLHPFMPFVTEELYQRIPRRRPDCPPSICVTPYPENTALSNSQLEEDFSFVQDVVKTTRNVRQDYLTPRARPHVYYVCSAPPVAKLLQRFELALTTLGYAEEIHCLVDEKAPPGCAVATVEDKCEVHLLIKGLVDVDREIQKLEAKKEKVSAKLQKLNEAISARDYLTKVPENVRQGNDEKIQLNQTELENIVKAIERFQLMQKE, from the exons ATGATTTGCATTCCGCCTCCGAACGTGACGGGTTCTCTGCACTTGGGTCATGCTCTGACAGCTTCCATACAAGACTCACTGACGCGATG GCATAGGATGCGAGGTGAGACGACCCTATTCAATCCCGGTTGCGATCACGCTGGAATTGCCACGCAG gttgtcgtcgagaagaagctGGCTAAGGAGCGCGGCATCAGCCGACATGATTTGGGTCGCGATACCTTCGTGGACGAAGTGTGGAAATGGAAAAAcga GAAAGGCGATCGAATTTATCATCAACTTCGACGCATGGGAGGATCATACGACTGGGATCGCGTTTGCTTCACCATGGATCCC AAACTTTCTCGAGCCGTCGAAGAGTCGTTTATTCGACTGCACAATGAAGGAATCATCTACAGGAGCATTCGCCTGGTGAATTGGTCTTGCAAGTTGAATTCCGCCATATCAGACATTGAG GTCGACAAGAAGGAGTTGACGGGACGCACGTTGCTGTCTGTTCCGAattacgacgagaaaatcgagtttGGCGTTTTGGTGTCGTTTGCCTATCCCGTTGCCGACTCAG ATGAACAAATTGTTGTTGCCACTACGCGCGTGGAGACGATGCTCGGCGACACGGCCATTGCCGTTCATCCAAACGATGAACGATACAAG CATCTTCACGGAAAGTTCGTCGTTCACCCTTTTCGAAACGAGCGCCTGCCCATTGTCGCGGACGAATTTGTGGACATGGAATTTGGCACAG GTGCTGTGAAAATTACTCCAGCTCACGATCAGAATGACTACGAGATTGGAATGCGTTGCAAATTGCCTTTTCTCAACATTttcaccgacgacggcgtcgtgaaTGAACAGGGCGGACAGTTCAAG GGAATGAAACGTTTTCACGCGCGCAccgccgttctcgacgcTCTGAAAGAGAAGGGATTGTATCGCGAGACGAAGGACAATCCCATGGTTGTGCCGACGTGCAGCCGATCGAAAGACATCATTGAGCCACTGATGAAGCCCCAGTGGTATGTCGATTGCGGTAAAATGGCGAAGGAAGCAATTGAG GCTGTCAAAAAAGGAGATTTGAAAATTATACCAAAGATACACGAAAAGACGTGGTATCATTGGCTGGAAAATATCAA GCCGTGGTGCATCTCACGACAGTTGTGGTGGGGTCATCGGATTCCTGCCTATTTCAtttcgtccgacgacgactccaTACCTAAAGGCAGC GAAGACGATAATAAATACTGGATTAG TGGTCACAATGTTGAtgaagtgaaagagaaagcgtcgACTCGATTTGGTGTACCCAAAGAAAAGATTGTGCTCAAACAAG ATGAAGACGTTCTCGATACGTGGTACTCTTCCGCtctgtttcctttttctATATTTGGCTGGCCGGACCAA acgGACGATCTGAAAACGTTTTATCCTGGCACTCTGCTCGAAACGGGGCACGacattctcttcttttggGTTGCCAGAATGGTGTTTTTTGGCCAGAAACTGATGGAGAAACTACCCTTTGGTGAA GTGTATCTTCACGCCATGGTGAGAGATGCGCACGGAAGAAAGATGAGCAAAACGCTCGGCAACGTCATTGATCCTATTGACGTGATAGAAGGAATTTCTCTAGAGGTGCCAAAGTGCAGTCCATTTCACCgagactttttttcttattgcGGGTGTTCTCAGGGCCTCCACCAGATGCTCGAGAAGGGAAACCTTGATCcgagagaaatcgaaaaggcgaaagcCGGCCAG AAACAAGATTTTCCGGACGGAATTCCCGAGTGCGGAACGGATGCACTACGATTTGCCTTGTGCGCTTATACGTCGCAAG GACGAGCCATCAACTTGGACGTGGGTCGCGTGGTCGGCTATCGTCATTTCTGCAACAAACTGTGGAATGCAATGAAATTTTCCCTTCGAGCATTCGGACCTGAATTCAAGCCAAATTCTACGGAAGAG CTTTCCGGAAAAGAATCCCTCGTTGATCAATGGATATTGAGTCGACTTAGCGCCACCGTGAGCACCGTCAACGCGGGTTTTCACGACTACGATTTCTCAGCTGTCACGTCTATTTTATACAACTTTTGGCTATATGAACTCTGCGACGTTTACTTG GAATGCTTGAAACCGGTTTTGAAAGACGCCGATAAAGAAAGTCTCGCCGCATCGCTCAACGTCTT GTATACCTGCTTGGATACCGgacttcgtcttctgcaTCCGTTCATGCCTTTTGTCACGGAAGAGTTGTATCAAAGGATACCAAGGCGTCGGCCCGATTGCCCGCCAAGCATTTGCGTCACTCCTTATCCCGAGAAT ACGGCGTTAAGCAATTCTCAGCTGGAAGAAGACTTCTCCTTTGTCCAAGATGTTGTTAAGACAACGAGAAACGTGCGCCAGGATTATCTGACGCCCAGAGCTAGACCTCACG TCTACTACGTCTGCTCTGCTCCCCCCGTCGCAAAACTGTTGCAAAGATTCGAGTTGGCTCTGACAACTCTAGGCTATGCTGAAGA GATTCACTGCTTGGTGGATGAGAAGGCTCCTCCAGGATGTGCTGTTGCTACAGTCGAGGATAAATGTGAAGTTCATCTACTGATAAAG GGTCTGGTAGATGTTGATAGAGAGATTCAGAAGCTGGAagcgaagaaggagaaggtgTCCGCGAAATTGCAGAAATTAAACGAGGCAATCAGTGCTCGTGACTATCTGACAAAAGTGCCTGAGAACGTTAGGCAAGGCAATGACGAAAAA ATACAATTGAATCAGACTGAATTGGAAAACATCGTAAAAGCTATTGAACGATTCCAGCTAATGCAGAAGGAGTGA